In Alteromonas naphthalenivorans, one DNA window encodes the following:
- a CDS encoding anthranilate synthase component 1 produces the protein MSLAELGTTPGKVETIEQVGHYIDDPLAAFAHICAERPNALLLESAEIDSKDDLQSLLMVQAALRLECTGNRVDVKALTENGASVLPIFKSQCPNGVTCVDSTDTSVTLLCEPADAQLDEDSRLKSASVMDTLRIIVKKITPIRQHPHALFLGGVFAYDMLAGFESLPHVEDGDNDCPDFVFYLAETLITVDHQTRETHLIGSVFSGEDVAQQYFGISQRLESLHQQLQSMPETPTLTSGTGIDGAGIDGAVIGGDISVNVDKSDEEFCDNVLELKQHILAGDIFQVVPSRTFSLPCPSPLLAYAHLKEQNPSPYMFYMQDEAFTIFGASPESALKYESESNQVEIYPIAGTRPRGKRPDGTINHDLDSRIELNLREDNKEKSEHIMLVDLARNDVAKVSRPGSRFVKDLLKVDRYSHVMHLVSRVVGQLRDDLDALHAYQACMNMGTLVGAPKVSAATLIREVEQKRRGSYGGAVGYINGQGDMDTCIVIRSAFVKNGRAFIQAGAGVVYDSVPQAEADETRAKAQAVISAVTAALKAEAETQA, from the coding sequence ATGAGTTTAGCGGAACTGGGCACAACCCCAGGCAAAGTCGAAACAATTGAGCAGGTTGGGCATTACATCGACGACCCTCTTGCAGCCTTCGCACACATTTGTGCCGAACGTCCTAATGCGTTGTTATTAGAGTCGGCAGAAATCGATTCGAAAGACGATTTACAAAGTTTATTAATGGTACAAGCGGCTTTACGCCTAGAGTGCACTGGAAACCGTGTTGACGTAAAAGCCCTTACGGAAAACGGCGCTTCCGTGTTGCCAATATTTAAATCTCAGTGCCCTAATGGGGTAACATGCGTTGACAGTACCGACACATCGGTCACCTTATTATGTGAACCTGCTGATGCGCAGTTAGACGAAGATAGCCGTTTAAAGTCTGCCAGCGTAATGGATACCTTGCGTATTATCGTGAAAAAAATCACGCCTATTCGTCAACATCCCCACGCGCTTTTTTTAGGCGGTGTATTTGCCTATGACATGCTTGCGGGATTTGAATCGCTTCCTCATGTAGAAGATGGCGATAATGATTGTCCAGATTTCGTTTTTTACTTGGCTGAAACGCTTATTACGGTAGATCACCAAACTCGCGAAACCCACTTGATTGGCAGCGTGTTTAGTGGCGAAGACGTAGCCCAGCAATACTTTGGAATTTCCCAGCGCTTAGAATCATTGCACCAGCAATTGCAATCTATGCCTGAGACACCTACTTTAACTTCTGGCACTGGTATTGATGGCGCAGGTATTGATGGCGCTGTTATCGGTGGAGACATTTCGGTAAACGTAGATAAAAGTGATGAAGAATTCTGTGACAATGTGCTTGAGTTAAAACAGCACATCCTTGCAGGGGATATTTTCCAAGTGGTTCCATCACGTACATTCTCACTGCCTTGCCCTTCTCCGCTTCTAGCTTATGCGCATTTAAAAGAACAAAACCCCAGCCCTTATATGTTCTATATGCAAGATGAAGCCTTTACTATATTTGGTGCTTCACCAGAGTCTGCACTTAAATATGAAAGTGAAAGCAACCAAGTTGAAATTTACCCCATTGCTGGTACTCGCCCTCGCGGCAAACGCCCTGACGGCACAATTAATCACGATTTAGACAGTCGTATTGAACTTAACTTGCGTGAAGACAACAAAGAGAAGTCTGAGCACATCATGCTGGTCGACTTAGCGCGAAACGATGTGGCAAAAGTAAGCCGCCCGGGAAGCCGCTTTGTAAAAGACTTATTGAAAGTAGACCGCTACTCTCATGTTATGCACCTTGTTTCCCGTGTTGTTGGCCAACTTCGTGACGATTTAGATGCGCTACATGCTTATCAAGCATGTATGAACATGGGCACCTTAGTGGGCGCGCCGAAAGTGAGTGCCGCTACGCTGATTCGTGAAGTAGAGCAAAAACGTCGTGGTAGCTATGGCGGCGCAGTAGGTTATATAAACGGACAAGGTGACATGGATACCTGTATTGTTATTCGCTCGGCATTTGTGAAAAACGGCCGTGCTTTCATTCAAGCAGGCGCTGGGGTGGTTTACGACTCTGTTCCACAAGCTGAGGCCGATGAAACCCGTGCAAAAGCGCAAGCGGTTATTAGCGCGGTTACCGCAGCACTCAAAGCGGAAGCGGAGACTCAAGCATGA
- a CDS encoding aminodeoxychorismate/anthranilate synthase component II codes for MSMTMSNKTTLFLLDNVDSFTYNLVDELRALDLEINVYRNTVRADMLFEKMQEQATKSPVLLMLSPGPGAPSEAGCMPALLEKVAGTFPVLGICLGHQAIVEYYGGIVGRATQVMHGKSSAITHSEKDMFTDLPQPLHVARYHSLAAQTLPDALEPCASCVNDDGTETVMAVFNKTDKMLGFQFHPESILTAQGSVLLKQSIDYLTQQG; via the coding sequence ATGAGTATGACTATGAGCAACAAAACCACCCTATTCTTACTCGATAACGTCGACTCTTTTACCTATAACTTGGTAGATGAATTACGTGCGCTTGATTTAGAAATAAACGTATATCGCAACACAGTGCGCGCTGATATGTTATTTGAAAAAATGCAAGAACAAGCCACCAAAAGCCCAGTTTTGCTAATGCTGTCGCCAGGTCCTGGCGCCCCAAGCGAAGCGGGTTGTATGCCGGCTTTACTTGAAAAAGTAGCAGGTACTTTTCCGGTACTGGGTATTTGCTTAGGCCATCAAGCCATTGTTGAATATTATGGCGGTATTGTAGGCCGCGCCACGCAAGTTATGCATGGTAAAAGCTCTGCCATCACCCATTCAGAAAAAGACATGTTTACAGACCTGCCACAGCCATTACATGTAGCTCGCTATCATTCGTTAGCCGCACAAACACTACCTGACGCCCTTGAACCCTGTGCGTCTTGTGTTAACGATGATGGAACTGAAACCGTCATGGCCGTGTTTAACAAAACTGATAAAATGCTCGGCTTTCAATTTCACCCTGAGTCGATATTGACGGCCCAAGGTAGTGTGCTGCTGAAGCAAAGCATCGACTATTTAACGCAACAAGGATAA
- a CDS encoding segregation and condensation protein A, with product MSSEQSPIQQPLPLAFIHGEALIEKPEDLFIPPDALEVILETFEGPLDLLLYLIRKQKFDIITLPVATITKQYMVYVDAMMSLKLELAAEYLLMAAILAEIKSRLLLPKRSSDSDEEEDPRAELIRRLKEYELVKQAAEDLDIQPRLERDIFDTNVLAADSVAPVRIEPEISLAEIVLAFSGAMKRAAAFEHHTIAREALSTRERMSMILSLINASEFTPLEGLFTVEEGRAGVVVCFLAILELVKEQLIFCIQAGPYARIHVKLGSSVE from the coding sequence ATGAGCAGTGAGCAATCGCCCATTCAGCAGCCGCTTCCGCTCGCATTTATTCATGGTGAGGCGTTAATAGAAAAGCCTGAAGACTTATTTATTCCGCCTGATGCGCTAGAAGTTATTTTAGAAACGTTTGAAGGGCCGCTCGACCTTCTGCTGTACCTTATACGAAAACAAAAATTCGATATTATTACCTTGCCGGTGGCGACAATCACTAAGCAATACATGGTATATGTCGATGCTATGATGTCGTTAAAGCTAGAACTAGCCGCAGAATACCTGTTAATGGCCGCTATTTTAGCCGAGATAAAATCACGGTTATTGCTACCTAAACGTAGCAGCGATAGTGATGAGGAAGAAGACCCTCGCGCTGAACTTATTAGGCGGCTGAAAGAATATGAACTCGTTAAACAAGCCGCTGAAGATTTGGATATTCAGCCTCGTTTAGAACGAGACATATTTGATACCAATGTGTTAGCAGCCGACAGTGTTGCGCCGGTACGAATTGAACCAGAGATAAGCCTAGCGGAAATTGTACTCGCGTTTAGTGGTGCAATGAAACGGGCGGCGGCATTTGAACACCATACTATTGCCCGTGAAGCCCTAAGTACACGTGAGCGTATGTCGATGATACTCAGTTTGATAAATGCCAGTGAATTTACACCACTTGAGGGATTATTTACGGTGGAAGAGGGACGCGCTGGTGTGGTGGTATGCTTCCTAGCTATTCTAGAATTGGTAAAAGAACAACTGATTTTTTGTATTCAGGCAGGTCCTTACGCCCGAATTCATGTAAAATTAGGCAGTAGCGTTGAGTAA
- the trpD gene encoding anthranilate phosphoribosyltransferase, which translates to MFDATPLLEKLIKQSALSQTEAYTLFNSIMHGEQSEAVIAAVLTALKIKHESPGEIAGAASAMVANAKPFPAPSYPFADIVGTGGDGHNTINISSAAGVVAAACGVKVAKHGNRSVSSKSGSADLFKQFGLNLEITPELSRKCLDEANFTFLFAPVYHAGMRFAAPVRAALKTRTLFNILGPLANPAGPTHGVFGVYSPELLEPYAKTLMLLGQHRAMIVHGDGLDELALHGESLIYDLEHGDIRKLTVTAEDFGLSSYPLSAIEGGEPEENKKYIEAALAGEGQEAHRAAIAMNCGALLKVTGTADSFKDGTEMAMQAMKDAKPLAVLNQVAKISQEVSTDA; encoded by the coding sequence ATGTTTGACGCTACTCCATTACTTGAAAAACTCATCAAACAATCGGCGCTGTCTCAAACCGAGGCTTACACGTTGTTCAACAGTATTATGCACGGTGAGCAAAGCGAAGCCGTTATTGCCGCGGTGCTTACAGCACTAAAAATTAAGCATGAATCTCCGGGTGAAATTGCCGGAGCAGCTAGTGCTATGGTTGCCAACGCCAAGCCGTTTCCGGCACCCTCTTACCCATTTGCCGACATTGTAGGCACAGGTGGAGATGGTCATAACACCATTAATATTTCGAGCGCCGCAGGGGTGGTGGCAGCAGCATGTGGTGTGAAAGTGGCCAAACATGGCAACAGAAGCGTATCGAGTAAATCAGGCTCTGCTGATCTGTTTAAACAATTTGGTTTAAACTTAGAAATTACGCCGGAATTGTCGAGAAAATGCTTAGATGAAGCAAATTTCACATTTCTTTTTGCGCCGGTATATCACGCAGGCATGCGTTTCGCAGCCCCCGTCCGTGCTGCCCTGAAGACCAGAACCTTGTTTAACATACTGGGGCCACTTGCCAATCCAGCGGGCCCAACACATGGTGTGTTCGGCGTTTACTCCCCTGAACTGCTTGAACCTTACGCAAAAACCCTTATGCTTCTTGGCCAACATCGCGCCATGATTGTTCACGGCGATGGCTTAGATGAACTTGCTCTGCATGGTGAATCTCTTATTTACGATCTTGAGCATGGTGACATTCGTAAGTTAACCGTCACCGCGGAAGACTTTGGCCTTTCCTCATACCCATTATCGGCCATTGAGGGCGGCGAGCCAGAAGAAAACAAGAAATACATTGAAGCTGCATTAGCCGGTGAAGGCCAAGAAGCCCATCGCGCTGCCATTGCAATGAACTGCGGCGCACTACTTAAAGTTACCGGTACCGCCGATTCATTTAAAGATGGCACCGAGATGGCCATGCAAGCAATGAAAGATGCAAAACCTTTGGCAGTATTAAACCAGGTTGCCAAAATCAGTCAGGAGGTCAGCACTGATGCCTAA
- the rluB gene encoding 23S rRNA pseudouridine(2605) synthase RluB, translating to MTEKLQKVLANQGLGSRREMERWIEQGRVSVNGTLATLGDRVDETGQIRVDGHLLSRQTEQPVCRVLMYNKPEGELCSRHDPEGRDTVFDRLPAIRMGRWIAVGRLDMNTSGLLLFTNDGELANRLMHPKCEVEREYAVRVFGDVTHQTLNTLKKGVQLEDGEAKFLSISGKVAPPGSEEESMNRWFNVTLKEGRNREVRRLWESQGVQVSRLIRVKYGPMDLQKRLPQGAWVELGLEDVNSLRDIVQLPEETQTMVDVRQGKLDHARLSRMRRSVKKHKVRKENGGVKKRVARTPKR from the coding sequence ATGACTGAAAAGTTGCAAAAAGTACTAGCTAACCAAGGGCTAGGCTCGCGACGAGAAATGGAACGTTGGATAGAGCAAGGTCGCGTTTCTGTGAATGGTACATTGGCAACATTGGGCGACCGTGTTGACGAAACAGGCCAGATTCGTGTTGATGGACATTTGTTGTCTCGTCAAACCGAACAGCCTGTATGCCGCGTTTTAATGTATAACAAGCCTGAGGGCGAGTTATGCAGCCGCCACGATCCTGAAGGGCGTGACACGGTGTTTGACCGTTTACCTGCTATTCGCATGGGCCGCTGGATTGCGGTAGGGCGTTTAGATATGAACACAAGCGGCCTATTGTTGTTTACTAACGATGGTGAGCTTGCAAACCGTTTGATGCACCCTAAGTGTGAAGTAGAGCGCGAATATGCTGTTCGTGTATTTGGCGATGTAACGCATCAAACGTTAAATACCTTGAAAAAAGGTGTTCAACTTGAAGATGGTGAAGCTAAGTTTTTAAGTATCTCGGGTAAAGTCGCTCCTCCAGGCTCAGAAGAAGAGAGCATGAACCGTTGGTTCAACGTTACGCTTAAAGAAGGGCGCAACCGAGAAGTACGTCGTTTGTGGGAATCACAAGGTGTTCAAGTTAGCCGATTAATCCGTGTTAAATACGGTCCAATGGACTTACAAAAGCGTTTACCTCAGGGAGCTTGGGTAGAGCTGGGTTTAGAAGACGTAAACTCACTACGGGACATTGTGCAATTACCTGAAGAAACACAAACCATGGTGGATGTACGCCAAGGCAAATTAGATCATGCACGTTTAAGCCGTATGCGTCGCTCTGTGAAAAAACACAAGGTACGTAAAGAGAATGGCGGTGTTAAAAAGCGGGTGGCAAGAACGCCTAAGCGTTAA
- a CDS encoding L-threonylcarbamoyladenylate synthase, translating into MSQFFYIHPENPQQRLLNQACELIREGAVVVYPTDSGYAIGCQMEDKKALEQLCRIRDIGKDHNFTLMCRDMSELSIYAKVDNTAFRQIKNNTPGSYTFVLKATREVPKRLQNPKRKTIGIRVPDNAIALALLETLGEPLMSTSLILPGNTMAESDPDVIRDNLEKQVGVIIHGGYLGEQPTTVIDLSEDTPVIMRRGTGDPAPFE; encoded by the coding sequence ATGAGTCAGTTTTTCTATATTCATCCTGAAAACCCACAGCAACGTTTGTTGAACCAAGCTTGTGAGCTTATACGTGAAGGGGCGGTAGTGGTTTATCCTACCGACTCTGGTTATGCCATTGGTTGTCAGATGGAAGATAAAAAAGCCTTAGAGCAACTATGCCGCATTCGAGATATTGGCAAAGACCACAACTTCACCCTGATGTGCAGAGATATGTCTGAATTATCTATTTACGCAAAAGTGGATAATACGGCATTTAGACAAATTAAAAATAATACGCCAGGCTCGTACACGTTTGTACTAAAAGCCACCCGTGAAGTGCCTAAGCGTCTGCAAAATCCAAAGCGTAAGACCATTGGAATTCGTGTGCCCGATAACGCCATTGCATTAGCGCTACTTGAAACCTTAGGCGAGCCGCTAATGTCTACCTCACTTATTTTGCCAGGCAATACCATGGCAGAATCAGACCCTGACGTTATTCGCGATAATTTAGAAAAGCAGGTGGGGGTGATTATTCACGGCGGGTATTTAGGTGAGCAACCTACCACCGTAATTGATTTATCTGAAGATACCCCTGTCATCATGCGCCGTGGTACCGGCGACCCTGCTCCGTTTGAATAG
- a CDS encoding sugar O-acetyltransferase, translated as MNEKQKMLSGELYYPSDRELTGLRKACRIKLDELNATCQTEHKARTRQIKALFGTTGKRLYIESSFKCDYGENIHVGENFYANFNCVILDAAKVTIGDNCMIAPQVGIYTATHPIDPTSRQTGIEFAKPITLGHNCWIGGMAVINPGVTLGNNVVVASGAVVTKSFGDNVVIGGNPAKIIKHIMVTNDDGLC; from the coding sequence ATGAACGAAAAACAGAAAATGTTATCCGGTGAACTCTACTACCCTAGCGATCGTGAGTTAACCGGATTACGCAAGGCCTGCAGGATAAAATTAGACGAGCTTAATGCTACCTGTCAAACAGAACACAAAGCTCGCACTCGTCAAATAAAGGCGCTTTTTGGCACTACGGGCAAACGCCTATACATAGAGTCGTCTTTCAAGTGTGACTATGGCGAAAACATCCATGTGGGTGAAAACTTTTACGCTAATTTTAATTGCGTCATATTGGATGCCGCTAAAGTCACTATTGGTGACAATTGTATGATTGCACCGCAAGTAGGTATTTACACTGCCACACACCCTATCGATCCAACATCTAGACAAACCGGTATCGAGTTCGCAAAGCCAATTACTCTCGGTCACAATTGTTGGATTGGCGGTATGGCGGTAATAAATCCAGGTGTTACCTTAGGCAATAATGTGGTGGTAGCTTCAGGGGCCGTTGTCACCAAAAGCTTTGGTGACAACGTTGTTATTGGCGGTAATCCGGCGAAAATCATTAAACATATTATGGTTACAAATGACGATGGGCTCTGTTGA
- a CDS encoding DUF445 domain-containing protein, giving the protein MHDKHSQLKRAKQNALICLLIAAGVFVIAIVTQVYVPSLASAKWLGLIKMASEAALVGGLADWFAVTALFKPIPARYPIPHTNIVASNKRVIAQNLSLFVKEKFFHASAIESLIASSQPAKGAGRWLEDPQHAKKLSRFLCDALAGILRLVDDKPVKAFIGKTAEKGINQLDLQQLIATVLSSITRERHHQLVLDKLLGNVAKLMGEPETQEYIAATLIDWLKTEHNRLEKLLPSTWLSERGALIAVKAVSRVLDDVYADDNHPLRHAFDEQVNDFLHEVQTSDSMAQRINNYKEQLVHDPALKAFLNKSWVALHGRMLESLSTESGKAETKVTHWLNELGRSLTTDERLSSAFDRHIGEAGKYMAPELADFLTKHIEDTINSWDENEMAEQIELNIGRDLQKVRINGTLVGGLIGALLFGLEQVIALTSQ; this is encoded by the coding sequence ATGCACGACAAACATTCGCAGTTAAAGCGAGCGAAGCAAAATGCATTAATTTGCTTATTGATAGCCGCGGGTGTTTTCGTGATTGCCATTGTCACACAGGTGTATGTTCCCAGCTTGGCTAGTGCTAAATGGTTGGGGCTGATAAAAATGGCTAGTGAAGCTGCATTAGTCGGAGGGCTCGCCGACTGGTTTGCGGTAACAGCGCTTTTTAAACCGATACCTGCTCGGTATCCCATTCCTCATACCAATATTGTCGCGAGCAATAAAAGAGTGATAGCGCAAAACTTGTCACTATTTGTTAAAGAAAAATTCTTTCATGCTAGTGCCATTGAAAGCTTAATTGCATCTAGTCAACCTGCCAAAGGGGCAGGGCGATGGTTAGAAGACCCTCAACATGCGAAAAAATTAAGCCGATTTTTATGTGATGCACTTGCCGGCATTCTTCGTTTAGTGGATGACAAGCCAGTTAAAGCCTTTATCGGTAAAACAGCTGAAAAAGGAATTAATCAACTCGACTTACAACAGCTTATAGCCACTGTGTTGAGCAGTATTACCCGAGAGCGGCATCATCAGCTTGTATTAGATAAGCTGCTCGGAAACGTTGCTAAATTGATGGGTGAGCCTGAAACGCAAGAATATATTGCTGCCACACTCATAGATTGGCTTAAAACAGAGCATAACCGATTAGAAAAACTACTTCCTTCAACTTGGTTGAGTGAGCGGGGAGCACTTATTGCGGTAAAAGCGGTTTCTCGCGTACTTGATGACGTGTACGCCGATGATAATCACCCTTTGAGGCATGCGTTTGACGAGCAGGTAAATGACTTTTTACATGAAGTGCAAACCAGTGACTCGATGGCTCAACGTATCAACAATTATAAAGAGCAACTGGTTCATGATCCCGCCCTTAAAGCTTTTTTAAATAAAAGCTGGGTAGCGTTACATGGCCGGATGCTTGAATCTTTGAGTACTGAAAGCGGTAAAGCAGAAACGAAAGTGACACATTGGCTAAATGAATTAGGCCGTTCTTTAACCACCGATGAGCGCTTATCGAGCGCATTCGACCGGCATATTGGTGAAGCTGGAAAGTACATGGCACCAGAGTTGGCAGACTTTTTAACCAAGCATATTGAAGATACCATAAATAGCTGGGATGAAAATGAGATGGCTGAGCAAATTGAGCTAAATATTGGGCGCGATCTTCAAAAGGTACGAATTAACGGCACCTTGGTGGGAGGCTTAATTGGCGCATTGTTATTTGGTTTAGAGCAAGTTATCGCACTTACGTCGCAATAG
- the dkgB gene encoding 2,5-didehydrogluconate reductase DkgB, with the protein MKDMPQLGMGTFRLEGDTALNAVTDALDVGFRHVDTAQIYKNEELVGDAIKTSGITRSDLFITTKVWYESLSEDKFIPSVHESLSKLKVEYVDLLLIHWPYPGNDISLEDYLMRLKQAKELGLTRHIGVSNFTIDQIKQAEKILGKGEIYTNQIELHPFMQNRQVVKACEERGIGVTAYMPFAVGDVMKDDTLNAIADAHDSSPAQVVLAWLDKKGINTIPSSTSKEHLAQNFSYTDISLTDDDITRIDELDNGERIVNPDFAPKWD; encoded by the coding sequence ATGAAAGATATGCCTCAGTTAGGAATGGGAACATTCCGCTTGGAAGGTGATACTGCACTCAATGCCGTAACCGATGCACTAGATGTAGGTTTCAGGCATGTAGATACCGCACAAATATACAAAAATGAGGAGCTCGTTGGCGATGCGATTAAAACCAGCGGCATTACACGCTCCGATTTATTCATTACCACCAAGGTGTGGTACGAGTCTTTAAGTGAAGATAAGTTTATTCCTAGTGTTCACGAGAGCTTGTCGAAGCTAAAAGTTGAGTATGTTGATTTACTGCTTATTCACTGGCCTTACCCAGGTAATGACATTTCTTTAGAAGATTACTTGATGCGCTTGAAACAAGCTAAAGAGCTTGGTCTTACGCGCCATATAGGGGTGTCTAACTTCACGATAGATCAGATTAAACAGGCTGAGAAAATTTTAGGTAAGGGAGAGATTTACACCAACCAAATAGAGCTGCACCCGTTTATGCAGAACCGTCAAGTTGTAAAAGCCTGTGAAGAGCGCGGTATCGGCGTAACGGCTTATATGCCATTTGCCGTCGGTGATGTAATGAAGGATGACACATTAAACGCTATAGCCGATGCGCATGACTCCAGTCCTGCTCAGGTGGTATTGGCATGGTTAGATAAAAAAGGGATTAACACCATTCCTTCTTCAACCAGCAAAGAGCACTTGGCGCAAAACTTCTCTTACACCGATATCTCACTCACAGATGATGATATTACCCGCATCGATGAACTAGATAACGGAGAGCGTATTGTTAATCCAGACTTTGCGCCTAAGTGGGATTAA
- a CDS encoding PHP domain-containing protein, translated as MKIDLHSHTKFSDGHLTAEELILRAHTMQVDVLAITDHDTVAGLETAHNTQAKQKRPLKIIDGVEISTNWHGFDIHVVGLNVDRTNPTFLAQLEGQAQTRKVRAEKIAEKLGKCGFEGVLPRAMALAGEGQVTRAHFARVLVNNYGVGTMNAAFKKYLGKGKRAAVKAEWPSVETAIEWIHGAGGQAVLAHPVHYDMTAKWLRRLVDLFAQAGGDAIETAFPGISKDKQALVNELAASHNLLASAGSDFHFPSRWTELGKNLGISSNLTPIWHDWPVVAGVADAVNQSAPSIND; from the coding sequence TTGAAAATAGATCTCCACAGCCATACAAAATTCTCCGATGGGCACCTCACTGCAGAGGAGCTTATACTGCGTGCGCACACCATGCAGGTTGACGTATTAGCCATTACCGACCACGACACAGTGGCGGGATTAGAAACGGCGCATAACACGCAGGCGAAACAAAAACGGCCGTTGAAAATTATTGACGGTGTCGAAATTTCCACCAATTGGCATGGTTTCGATATTCACGTTGTGGGGTTAAATGTTGATAGAACCAACCCAACATTTCTAGCGCAACTTGAAGGTCAGGCTCAAACTCGAAAAGTAAGAGCAGAAAAAATAGCGGAAAAGTTGGGCAAGTGCGGGTTTGAAGGAGTACTTCCTCGGGCTATGGCGCTGGCCGGTGAAGGGCAGGTAACCCGCGCACATTTCGCACGTGTGCTGGTGAATAACTATGGCGTTGGCACCATGAACGCTGCGTTCAAAAAGTATTTAGGAAAAGGCAAGCGTGCAGCTGTGAAAGCAGAGTGGCCAAGTGTTGAAACTGCCATTGAGTGGATCCACGGTGCAGGCGGGCAAGCCGTGCTAGCGCACCCCGTTCATTACGACATGACCGCAAAATGGCTACGTAGATTAGTTGATTTATTTGCCCAAGCGGGCGGCGATGCAATTGAAACTGCGTTTCCTGGTATTAGCAAAGACAAGCAAGCGCTGGTGAATGAACTCGCCGCTAGCCATAATTTATTAGCCTCGGCAGGCTCAGATTTTCACTTTCCATCAAGATGGACAGAGTTAGGTAAAAATTTAGGTATTAGCAGTAACTTAACGCCTATTTGGCATGATTGGCCTGTGGTCGCAGGGGTTGCAGACGCTGTGAATCAATCTGCACCTAGTATTAACGATTAG
- the arsC gene encoding arsenate reductase (glutaredoxin) (This arsenate reductase requires both glutathione and glutaredoxin to convert arsenate to arsenite, after which the efflux transporter formed by ArsA and ArsB can extrude the arsenite from the cell, providing resistance.) translates to MIVIHHNPACGTSRNVLKIIEDAGYSPIVVDYLNEGWTRSQLLGLFAAANLTPRQALRTTKSPAEELGLLDESVSDDALLDAMLVHPVLVNRPIVCTEKGVGLCRPSEKVLDLLPSWPSGPYFKEDGEQILDELGKRM, encoded by the coding sequence ATGATTGTTATTCACCACAACCCCGCCTGCGGCACATCTCGTAACGTGCTTAAAATTATTGAAGATGCTGGGTACTCGCCAATTGTTGTAGATTATTTGAACGAAGGTTGGACCCGTTCTCAGTTACTTGGTTTATTTGCAGCTGCGAACTTAACCCCTAGGCAAGCACTCAGGACAACAAAGTCACCGGCAGAAGAGTTAGGGTTACTGGATGAGTCTGTATCAGACGATGCTTTGCTTGATGCTATGTTGGTACACCCAGTTTTGGTAAATAGGCCTATAGTTTGCACAGAAAAAGGCGTAGGGCTTTGTCGGCCTAGTGAAAAAGTACTCGACTTGCTACCTTCATGGCCATCAGGCCCTTATTTTAAAGAAGATGGTGAGCAAATATTAGATGAACTTGGTAAAAGGATGTAA
- the scpB gene encoding SMC-Scp complex subunit ScpB, with translation MKKIKTAQLKQLVEAAIFVADAPVSIQRLRDTVLSDFTVAERTLKTVINELTLDYQPRGIQLVKVASGYRFQSVDALSPWLSKLWQETAPKYSRAMMETLALIAYRQPITRGEIEQVRGVAVSSSIMKTLTEREWVKVVGHKEVPGRPALYATTSTFLDYFSLSSLSELPNSDAFDEMAKSIDSTSSLKVLNEAPSEVTDRATENKQIKSDTND, from the coding sequence ATGAAAAAAATAAAAACAGCTCAATTAAAACAACTGGTTGAAGCCGCCATATTCGTTGCCGATGCTCCTGTATCTATTCAGCGATTAAGAGACACGGTGCTAAGTGACTTCACGGTAGCAGAGAGAACCTTAAAAACAGTCATTAATGAGCTAACCTTAGATTATCAACCTAGGGGTATACAATTAGTAAAGGTAGCCAGTGGCTACCGATTTCAATCTGTGGATGCGTTGAGTCCATGGTTGAGCAAACTATGGCAGGAGACTGCCCCAAAGTATTCCCGCGCTATGATGGAAACTTTGGCACTTATTGCCTATCGTCAACCTATTACTCGTGGAGAAATTGAGCAAGTAAGAGGCGTAGCGGTAAGCAGTAGTATAATGAAGACACTCACAGAACGAGAATGGGTAAAAGTAGTGGGGCATAAAGAAGTGCCAGGCAGGCCAGCTTTGTATGCTACCACCAGTACTTTTTTAGATTACTTTTCGCTTTCATCGTTATCGGAGCTTCCCAATTCCGATGCCTTTGATGAAATGGCTAAAAGTATTGATTCCACCTCGTCGCTTAAGGTGTTAAATGAGGCACCGTCTGAGGTAACAGACCGTGCGACCGAAAACAAGCAAATAAAGAGTGATACAAATGACTGA